A genomic stretch from Chitinophaga agri includes:
- a CDS encoding helix-turn-helix transcriptional regulator, whose translation MSRLIHMGQRLKQILKQKKVKIVDFADMAGFTNQIAHYHLRKSDMKRSTLEKFCEIIGITPEEFYEWNSVPSANGEKSTETAVLHHGERLMELIGERGLNKTRLAKRLGMSRRTMYNLFEKDVFGTEELDRVVRALEMTATGFLHPGVLEDARQAENDEMLALREKYYKLLEEHNMLLKSYSSLKEGLETAKKDILQLRKQARSKKG comes from the coding sequence ATGTCCAGGTTAATCCACATGGGCCAGCGCCTGAAACAAATATTAAAGCAGAAGAAAGTTAAAATAGTCGACTTCGCAGATATGGCTGGTTTCACTAACCAGATTGCACATTATCATCTGCGCAAGAGTGATATGAAGCGTAGCACCCTTGAAAAATTCTGTGAGATCATCGGTATTACACCGGAAGAATTCTACGAATGGAACAGTGTTCCCTCCGCCAATGGAGAAAAAAGTACGGAAACGGCTGTGCTGCATCATGGCGAACGGCTAATGGAGCTCATAGGAGAGCGGGGGCTCAACAAGACCCGGTTAGCAAAACGTCTGGGAATGAGCCGGCGAACAATGTACAACCTGTTCGAGAAAGATGTCTTTGGTACCGAAGAACTTGACAGGGTAGTCAGGGCTCTGGAAATGACGGCAACAGGCTTCCTGCATCCGGGCGTACTGGAAGATGCCCGTCAGGCGGAAAACGATGAAATGCTGGCGTTAAGAGAAAAGTACTACAAGTTGTTAGAGGAGCACAACATGTTACTGAAAAGCTATTCATCCCTGAAAGAAGGTCTTGAAACTGCTAAAAAGGACATCTTACAGTTACGTAAACAGGCACGTTCCAAAAAAGGCTGA
- a CDS encoding RagB/SusD family nutrient uptake outer membrane protein → MKKLLFPVLLCGLFACKKDKEEPVAPATSSLRITVWDGAKWYPGMPKGTESQQATVQLFSTRKDYLNKKPAYTAKVNIFGVAEFKSAAPGTYYIVAFDGDKTNTWDDGKGHTMVADSLFQTEKEITAPETPFQAGAHPGDFRFKDLNMDMIINGNDVAEAPFDSVALQEGASIEHSVIIGFKSNYESTLYKLLSEIESELSYTATNINSVTQIINILDGMLSDDADCSNLPDWCELDNFTFNAYNSQISNVWVSSYYNITRLNTLQISLDRMQVKYPETTAQIKALRAYIYLTLQTYFGGIPTIDGRIVNPDLTRKSLQDTRAYIKKELTDALPALPAVNSSEKQWQITSYTAHMLLARLAFQESDIEALIEHTNAVISSKGFSLADPAAIFDSPANSEVIWNISRNLYEPFKTYFVRGNNKVNFCPIIRYTETLLLSGYGKVMMNDLDGSTSVINAIRARSKKAAIYPKNMDEAIAELGTLYKEELYREGFRYAFLVLTNQAKEVLGSKGYKDHHNLMPIPANYLNNYPNMTQNAGYN, encoded by the coding sequence ATGAAAAAATTACTGTTCCCTGTATTGCTATGCGGCTTGTTTGCCTGTAAAAAAGACAAAGAAGAACCTGTAGCGCCCGCCACCTCGTCATTGCGTATCACCGTATGGGATGGTGCAAAATGGTACCCCGGAATGCCCAAAGGCACTGAATCACAACAGGCCACTGTCCAGTTATTCTCCACCCGCAAAGACTACCTGAATAAAAAACCAGCCTATACTGCCAAAGTCAACATCTTTGGTGTTGCCGAATTTAAATCAGCGGCTCCTGGTACCTACTACATTGTTGCATTTGACGGTGACAAAACAAATACCTGGGACGATGGCAAAGGACATACAATGGTGGCTGACTCTCTTTTCCAGACAGAAAAAGAAATAACTGCTCCTGAAACACCGTTTCAGGCAGGCGCGCACCCCGGCGACTTCCGTTTCAAAGATTTGAACATGGACATGATAATCAATGGGAATGATGTGGCTGAAGCTCCGTTCGACAGTGTGGCACTCCAGGAAGGAGCATCGATTGAACACTCGGTTATCATCGGATTCAAATCCAATTATGAAAGCACTTTATATAAGCTTCTATCTGAAATAGAATCCGAACTGTCATATACAGCCACAAATATTAATTCAGTCACCCAAATAATTAATATACTGGATGGCATGCTAAGTGACGATGCTGACTGTAGCAATCTGCCTGACTGGTGCGAGCTCGACAACTTTACTTTTAATGCTTATAATAGCCAGATCAGTAATGTTTGGGTATCATCGTATTACAATATCACGCGCCTGAATACACTGCAGATCAGCCTTGACAGAATGCAGGTTAAATATCCGGAGACAACTGCCCAGATCAAAGCTTTACGTGCGTATATCTACCTGACCCTCCAAACGTATTTTGGTGGTATCCCCACCATTGATGGCAGAATTGTCAATCCGGATCTAACGCGTAAATCACTGCAGGACACCAGAGCCTACATCAAAAAAGAACTCACCGATGCATTGCCCGCACTTCCTGCTGTAAATTCATCAGAAAAGCAATGGCAGATCACTAGTTATACTGCACATATGTTACTCGCACGACTGGCATTTCAGGAAAGTGACATAGAGGCACTGATCGAGCATACTAATGCTGTCATCAGTTCGAAAGGCTTCTCCCTGGCTGATCCCGCTGCCATATTTGACTCCCCTGCTAATAGTGAGGTGATATGGAACATTTCAAGAAATTTATACGAGCCGTTTAAAACATATTTTGTTCGTGGTAATAACAAAGTCAATTTCTGCCCGATAATCCGCTACACAGAAACATTGCTGTTAAGTGGTTATGGCAAGGTAATGATGAATGACCTTGACGGTTCTACCAGTGTTATCAATGCTATTCGTGCACGTAGCAAAAAAGCAGCTATTTATCCAAAGAACATGGATGAAGCGATAGCTGAACTCGGCACGCTATACAAAGAGGAATTATATCGTGAAGGTTTCCGTTATGCATTCCTTGTACTGACTAATCAGGCCAAAGAGGTGCTGGGTAGCAAAGGATACAAAGATCATCATAACCTGATGCCCATCCCCGCCAACTATCTTAATAACTATCCAAACATGACACAAAACGCAGGCTACAACTAA
- a CDS encoding DeoR/GlpR family DNA-binding transcription regulator — protein sequence MLKEERFDYILRKLQTDHKVLHTELSNDLQVSEDTVRRDLETLAQNGLLIKVRGGAIPHSPHPYTFNERINIHEDDKKAIAAKALSFLHNGQTIIMDGGTSTYALVKLFPPSLQLTVVTPSIPIAMQLMEHPGVEVILTGGRIFKSSQVTAGIDTIRMIEKLRADICFMGVCSLHTEVGVTGPDMDEAAVKNVMVQSANRVIALVTGDKMGTAEPYKVCSITAMDTIITDEAGLSLAAPYRQLGINVI from the coding sequence ATGCTAAAAGAAGAGCGCTTTGATTATATACTCAGGAAGTTGCAGACGGACCATAAAGTATTGCACACTGAACTGAGTAATGATCTGCAGGTATCAGAAGATACCGTAAGGCGCGATCTTGAGACGCTGGCCCAGAACGGGCTCCTGATCAAGGTCAGAGGTGGCGCTATCCCTCACTCGCCGCATCCGTATACATTTAATGAGCGTATCAATATACATGAGGACGATAAGAAGGCTATTGCCGCTAAGGCGTTGTCTTTCCTTCATAATGGGCAAACCATTATTATGGATGGTGGTACCTCTACCTATGCGCTCGTAAAATTGTTCCCGCCCTCTCTGCAACTTACCGTAGTGACTCCCAGTATTCCCATTGCCATGCAACTAATGGAACATCCTGGTGTGGAAGTGATCCTCACCGGCGGCCGCATCTTTAAAAGTTCGCAGGTTACTGCCGGCATCGATACTATTCGCATGATAGAAAAGCTACGGGCTGATATCTGTTTTATGGGCGTATGCAGTTTGCACACTGAAGTAGGTGTGACGGGGCCAGACATGGACGAAGCCGCCGTGAAAAATGTAATGGTGCAGTCGGCTAACCGGGTGATAGCCCTGGTAACAGGCGATAAAATGGGTACAGCAGAACCTTACAAGGTTTGTAGTATAACGGCAATGGACACAATTATAACAGATGAAGCCGGATTATCTCTGGCAGCACCTTACCGACAGCTTGGAATAAATGTTATCTGA
- the acs gene encoding acetate--CoA ligase encodes MAYPYQIKSLEDYQQQYQQSVIDPEGFWANVADHFYWRRKWDKVLDWNFKDPDVKWFTGGKLNITENCLDRHLGTLGNTPAIIWEPNDPEERHRVITYRDLYNKVCQFANVLKNNGVKKGDRVCIYMGMIPELAIAVLACARIGAIHSVVFGGFSAQSIADRIQDAQASLVITCDGAFRGNKDIPLKSVIDDALIGCPSVKKVIVCTRTRTPVSMIKGRDLWWEDEIKQVETMGNPPCPAEEMDAEDMLFILYTSGSTGKPKGVVHTVGGYMVYANYTFVNTFQYQPGEVYFCTADVGWITGHSYIIYGPLSAGATTLMFEGVPTYPDAGRLWSIVDKFRVNILYTAPTAIRSLMGYGLGPVNHKDLSSLRKLGSVGEPINEEAWHWFKDHIGKGRCPIVDTWWQTETGGIMITPIAGITKEKPGYATLPLPGIQPILVDETGKEVTGNNVNGNLCIKFPWPGMLRTTYGDHERCRTTYFATYENLYFTGDGCLRDEDGYYRITGRVDDVLNVSGHRIGTAEVENAINMHAGVVESAVVGYPHDIKGQGIYAYVITERQTHDPELTKKDILQTVSRIIGPIAKPDKIQFVSGLPKTRSGKIMRRILRKIAEGELDNLGDISTLLDPVVVEEIKRGRL; translated from the coding sequence ATGGCTTATCCGTATCAGATCAAGAGTTTAGAGGATTATCAACAGCAGTACCAGCAGAGCGTAATCGACCCGGAAGGCTTTTGGGCAAACGTGGCAGATCACTTCTACTGGCGACGTAAATGGGATAAGGTACTGGATTGGAACTTCAAAGATCCGGATGTAAAATGGTTCACAGGCGGGAAACTCAATATTACCGAAAACTGCCTCGACCGTCACCTCGGCACGCTTGGCAACACGCCTGCCATCATATGGGAACCTAACGATCCTGAAGAACGCCATCGCGTTATTACTTACCGTGACCTTTATAATAAAGTATGTCAGTTCGCCAATGTGCTGAAGAATAATGGCGTAAAAAAAGGAGACCGCGTTTGTATATATATGGGTATGATCCCCGAACTGGCCATCGCAGTACTTGCCTGCGCCCGTATCGGTGCCATCCACTCTGTTGTTTTTGGTGGCTTCAGTGCGCAATCTATCGCCGACAGGATCCAGGATGCACAGGCCAGCCTTGTCATTACGTGCGATGGTGCGTTCCGTGGTAACAAAGATATTCCGCTCAAATCAGTAATTGATGACGCCCTGATCGGATGCCCTTCCGTCAAAAAAGTGATCGTGTGTACGCGTACCCGCACGCCTGTCAGCATGATCAAAGGTCGCGACCTGTGGTGGGAAGATGAGATCAAACAAGTCGAAACCATGGGTAACCCGCCCTGCCCTGCTGAGGAAATGGATGCAGAAGACATGCTCTTCATCCTGTATACTTCCGGCTCTACGGGTAAACCTAAAGGTGTTGTACACACCGTTGGTGGTTACATGGTATATGCCAACTACACTTTTGTCAATACCTTCCAGTATCAGCCGGGTGAAGTGTACTTCTGTACCGCTGACGTAGGCTGGATCACTGGTCATAGCTATATTATATATGGTCCACTCAGTGCAGGCGCTACCACCCTGATGTTTGAAGGGGTACCTACCTATCCTGATGCAGGCCGCTTATGGTCTATCGTAGACAAATTCCGGGTAAATATTCTTTATACAGCACCTACCGCTATCCGCAGCCTGATGGGATACGGTCTCGGGCCTGTTAATCATAAAGATCTCAGCTCGCTCAGAAAACTGGGTAGCGTTGGTGAACCTATCAACGAAGAAGCATGGCACTGGTTCAAAGATCATATTGGTAAAGGACGCTGTCCGATTGTCGATACCTGGTGGCAAACAGAAACCGGTGGTATCATGATCACACCCATTGCCGGCATCACCAAAGAGAAACCAGGATACGCCACGCTCCCACTGCCAGGTATTCAACCAATACTGGTGGATGAAACAGGTAAAGAAGTAACTGGTAATAATGTGAATGGCAACCTCTGTATAAAATTCCCATGGCCAGGTATGCTGCGTACTACCTATGGCGATCATGAACGTTGCCGTACCACCTACTTCGCCACCTACGAGAACCTCTACTTCACCGGCGACGGCTGTCTCCGGGATGAAGACGGTTACTACCGCATCACTGGCCGCGTAGATGATGTACTCAACGTGAGCGGCCACCGTATCGGTACTGCTGAAGTAGAAAACGCCATTAACATGCACGCCGGCGTAGTCGAAAGTGCTGTAGTGGGTTATCCGCACGACATCAAAGGGCAAGGCATTTATGCATATGTCATCACCGAAAGACAGACGCATGATCCTGAACTGACCAAAAAAGATATCCTGCAAACGGTTTCCCGGATCATTGGCCCGATAGCCAAACCGGATAAGATCCAGTTTGTAAGTGGATTACCAAAAACACGTTCCGGTAAGATCATGCGCCGTATCCTCCGTAAGATCGCTGAAGGAGAACTGGACAACCTGGGTGATATTTCTACCCTGCTCGATCCTGTTGTTGTAGAGGAGATCAAGAGAGGCAGACTTTAA
- a CDS encoding L,D-transpeptidase family protein yields MNRYCLLMLLVLTVTVSGFTFKNGDEDHLYTVKIHPGDIDPNKVFLLIDKSDYRMYLYEDVKLRKIYKVVFGNPDQSDKRQEGDRLTPEGTFHILSKRLDKSWNRFMLLDYPNEDSWNKFYDLQDAGKLPKTATPGGGIGIHGVEWNSGIRDNYVEGRINWTLGCISMKNNDVSELYEIIKVGTPVVIRK; encoded by the coding sequence ATGAATCGCTATTGCTTGTTGATGCTCCTGGTGCTGACTGTGACCGTATCAGGATTTACTTTTAAGAACGGTGACGAAGACCATTTATATACCGTTAAAATACACCCGGGGGATATTGATCCGAACAAGGTATTTCTGCTGATAGATAAGAGCGATTACCGGATGTATTTGTACGAAGATGTAAAGTTGAGAAAGATCTATAAAGTGGTCTTTGGCAATCCCGATCAGTCCGACAAACGTCAGGAGGGAGATCGTCTGACTCCTGAAGGTACTTTCCATATACTTAGTAAAAGATTAGATAAGTCCTGGAACCGTTTTATGTTGCTGGACTATCCCAATGAAGATTCCTGGAATAAATTCTATGATCTGCAGGACGCTGGTAAGTTGCCTAAAACAGCAACGCCTGGTGGCGGTATTGGTATCCATGGCGTGGAGTGGAATTCCGGTATCAGGGATAACTATGTTGAAGGTCGTATTAACTGGACATTGGGCTGTATCAGTATGAAGAACAACGATGTCAGTGAACTTTATGAAATTATCAAAGTAGGAACGCCTGTTGTGATAAGGAAATAA
- a CDS encoding alpha/beta hydrolase, whose translation MKFLKRALRIILVLFLLLNIVAAFHAWKFTHFYDAGTFHNKHQRPEQMNAGEKAKMVLFGVRLSKSTISNKPEVPYETIHLQTSNGLQLEGWWMPLANAKGTVILFHGYNGGKDGPIPEAAYFRQLGYNTLLMDFRAHGNSEGNVCTVGYKEAEDVLLAYNFVQQKDEKHIILWGVSMGAAAILRAVPTYHLQPDKVILECPFATLTDAVKSRMRAVHLPGSPLSEILTFWGGIENGFWGFSHNPADYGKQIKMPALMCWGKHDNRVTQQETKTVFRQLGTSQKRLVTFERSGHQSFCRNEGEKWKAAVKSFLQ comes from the coding sequence ATGAAGTTTCTCAAACGCGCCCTTCGCATTATCCTTGTACTCTTCCTATTGCTGAATATTGTAGCGGCCTTCCATGCCTGGAAATTCACTCACTTTTATGACGCGGGTACATTTCATAATAAACACCAACGCCCGGAACAAATGAACGCTGGAGAAAAAGCGAAGATGGTACTGTTTGGTGTACGGCTTTCTAAATCAACGATCAGTAATAAACCTGAAGTTCCCTACGAAACGATCCATCTGCAAACATCCAATGGACTCCAACTTGAAGGCTGGTGGATGCCCCTCGCGAATGCGAAGGGTACTGTTATCCTGTTCCATGGTTACAACGGCGGCAAAGACGGCCCTATTCCCGAGGCAGCCTATTTCCGCCAACTGGGCTATAATACATTGCTAATGGATTTCCGCGCACACGGCAATAGCGAGGGGAATGTTTGCACTGTTGGTTACAAAGAAGCGGAAGATGTCCTGCTGGCCTACAACTTCGTACAGCAAAAAGATGAAAAACACATTATCCTCTGGGGCGTCAGCATGGGGGCGGCCGCTATTCTTCGTGCAGTTCCTACCTATCATCTGCAACCAGATAAAGTGATACTCGAATGTCCTTTTGCAACACTGACAGACGCTGTAAAAAGCAGGATGCGTGCTGTACATCTGCCAGGGTCTCCACTATCTGAAATCCTGACTTTCTGGGGAGGTATCGAAAATGGTTTCTGGGGATTCAGTCATAATCCGGCAGATTATGGAAAACAGATTAAGATGCCGGCTTTGATGTGCTGGGGAAAACATGATAACCGTGTAACACAGCAGGAGACTAAAACTGTTTTCCGTCAACTGGGTACCAGTCAGAAACGCCTGGTCACTTTTGAGCGATCAGGACATCAGTCATTCTGCAGAAATGAAGGTGAAAAATGGAAGGCTGCTGTAAAGTCATTCCTTCAGTAA
- a CDS encoding MFS transporter, whose amino-acid sequence MLQGLTVNYFNKKHARIAVSALFFLTGFCFGSWASRIAAIQETLHLSEGVLGAMLLAPPIGSLLSMPVAGMLVSKYGSRTVVMIAGILYVCVLPVLGLTGNAWQLFSCLLVFGFFGNLANIAVNTQAVLVEAMYQTPIMASFHGLWSLGGFAAGAIGGQMSRAGIVPYQHFLCITAIGILIVCVAIRFVVAHDAPASGEKVPMFVWPDKALMILGVIAFCSMICEGAMFDWSAVYFKKVIGAPLETAGNGLTAFMTTMAAFRFVADWLMPRLGFKRMLQLSGTLTALGLSVAVLFPGFNTGMIGFLLVGAGVSSVVPLVYSAAGRSKTLSPGMALAAVSTIGYLGFLAGPPLIGLVAQATSLRISFFIIALMGTCIAVMSTRVKE is encoded by the coding sequence ATGTTACAGGGCTTGACAGTCAATTATTTTAACAAGAAGCACGCACGCATAGCCGTGAGCGCTTTATTTTTTCTGACGGGATTCTGCTTCGGCAGCTGGGCTTCGAGGATCGCCGCTATCCAGGAGACGCTGCACCTTTCGGAGGGTGTACTCGGCGCTATGTTGCTGGCTCCGCCGATCGGTTCTCTCTTATCTATGCCAGTAGCCGGTATGCTGGTAAGTAAGTATGGTAGCCGTACCGTCGTAATGATAGCAGGGATACTCTACGTCTGCGTATTACCTGTGCTGGGGCTGACAGGCAATGCCTGGCAGTTGTTTTCCTGCCTTTTGGTATTTGGATTCTTTGGTAACCTGGCCAATATCGCTGTAAATACACAGGCTGTTCTGGTTGAAGCGATGTACCAGACCCCTATCATGGCATCGTTCCATGGATTATGGAGTCTGGGAGGTTTTGCAGCTGGTGCTATCGGCGGACAAATGTCGCGCGCTGGCATAGTGCCTTATCAGCACTTTTTATGTATCACAGCCATCGGCATCCTGATCGTATGTGTGGCTATCCGTTTTGTGGTAGCGCATGATGCACCAGCCTCCGGAGAGAAAGTGCCTATGTTTGTATGGCCTGACAAGGCATTGATGATCCTGGGCGTTATTGCATTCTGTTCCATGATCTGTGAAGGTGCAATGTTCGACTGGAGTGCGGTATACTTCAAGAAGGTGATCGGTGCTCCGCTGGAGACTGCGGGTAACGGCCTGACTGCCTTCATGACTACGATGGCTGCTTTCCGCTTTGTGGCGGACTGGCTGATGCCCCGGCTTGGATTCAAACGTATGCTGCAGCTAAGTGGTACGCTGACGGCACTGGGGTTGTCCGTCGCCGTATTATTCCCTGGGTTCAATACCGGTATGATCGGGTTCTTGCTGGTAGGTGCAGGGGTATCGTCCGTAGTGCCACTGGTATACAGCGCTGCCGGCCGTAGTAAGACCTTATCTCCGGGTATGGCGCTGGCGGCAGTATCCACCATTGGTTATCTCGGTTTCCTTGCGGGCCCACCGTTGATCGGGCTTGTGGCGCAGGCGACCAGCCTACGCATATCCTTCTTCATCATCGCCCTGATGGGAACCTGTATTGCAGTGATGAGTACCAGGGTGAAGGAGTAA
- a CDS encoding 5' nucleotidase, NT5C type — translation MARIAIDMDGVMADTTQQMIDWYTQRYGVEVDKATLYGLPEATGFPHDREVMRSFLFEPGFFRTKPVIKDSQEVIRALQDKHEVFIVSAAMEFPPSLGEKLEWLGEHFPFISWQNIVFCGSKSIVQADYMIDDHVKNLQPFKGQGLMFTAPHNVHVTDFRRVDTWQEVAGILL, via the coding sequence ATGGCAAGAATTGCGATAGACATGGACGGCGTTATGGCAGATACCACGCAGCAGATGATCGACTGGTATACGCAACGCTATGGCGTAGAGGTAGACAAAGCCACCCTATACGGTTTACCGGAAGCGACAGGTTTTCCACACGATAGGGAAGTAATGAGAAGCTTTCTATTTGAGCCGGGCTTCTTCAGAACCAAACCAGTAATTAAGGATAGCCAGGAAGTGATCCGGGCGTTACAGGACAAACATGAGGTATTTATTGTATCAGCAGCGATGGAGTTTCCGCCTTCACTGGGAGAGAAACTGGAGTGGCTGGGCGAGCACTTTCCATTTATTTCCTGGCAAAATATCGTATTCTGTGGTTCAAAGTCGATTGTCCAGGCAGATTATATGATTGACGATCATGTGAAGAACCTGCAGCCTTTCAAGGGACAGGGACTGATGTTCACCGCACCACACAATGTACATGTGACTGATTTCAGGCGGGTTGACACCTGGCAGGAAGTAGCCGGTATATTACTATAG